A part of Rhinatrema bivittatum chromosome 16, aRhiBiv1.1, whole genome shotgun sequence genomic DNA contains:
- the LOC115078697 gene encoding olfactory receptor 5B21-like: MDVENMTMVTEFIILGLSDNPQLQTPLFLVFLLIYLITLLGNLVIITVTCADHRLHNPMYFFLSNLSLTDICCSATIIPKLLEIFLSGDKTISYAGCMVQLYFFMGFACFEIFLLTAMAYDRYAAVCDPLHYSLIMNQRVCVLLVAASWITSFLNSMTFTVFIIRLSFCDSNVIDHFFCELLPLLKLSCTDTAGPENIMFVDATLIALPAFLVTLTSYTYIISTILRIRSAEGKRKAFSTCSSHLTVISMYYLSLFCMYMRPTSMYSQVQGKILSVLYTAITPMLNPIIYSLRNKEVKNAWRKVLGKQF, from the coding sequence ATGGATGTGGAAAATATGACAATGGTGACAGAATTCATTATTCTGGGACTTTCGGATAATCCCCAGCTGCagactcctctcttcctggtctTCCTGCTCATCTACCTTATCACCCTGCTGGGGAACCTCGTGATTATCACAGTGACCTGCGCTGACCATCGCCTGCACAaccccatgtacttcttcctcagtaacctCTCACTCACAGACATCTGCTGCAGTGCCACCATCATCCCAAAACTGCTGGAGATCTTCCTCTCAGGAGATAAGACCATTTCCTATGCTGGGTGCATGGTGCAGCTCTATTTCTTCATGGGCTTTGCCTGCTTTGAGATCTTCCTCCTTACTGCCATGGCTTATGACCGTTATGCTGCAGTCTGTGACCCTTTGCACTATTCACTCATCATGAATCAGAGAGTCTGTGTCCTATTGGTTGCAGCTTCCTGGATCACCAGCTTTTTGAATTCTATGACTTTCACAGTTTTTATAATTCGTCTTTCATTCTGTGACTCTAATGTGATTGACCATTTCTTTTGTGAGCTCTTGCCACTGTTAAAGCTCTCCTGTACTGATACAGCTGGCCCTGAAAACATAATGTTTGTTGATGCCACATTGATAGCATTGCCTGCCTTCCTTGTGACTCTTACATCCTACACTTATATCATCTCAACTATCCTGAGGATCCGCTCTGCAGAGGGAAAGCGtaaagccttctccacctgctcctcccacctcaccgTCATCTCCATGTATTATCTGTCACTGTTCTGTATGTACATGAGACCCACTTCGATGTACTCCCAGGTGCAGGGTAAAATCCTGTCCGTGCTGTACACGGCTATCACCCCCATGCTAAACCCCATTATTTACAGTCTGAGGAACAAGGAAGTAAAAAATGCATGGAGGAAAGTCTTAGGGAAACAGTTCTAA